The following coding sequences lie in one Clarias gariepinus isolate MV-2021 ecotype Netherlands chromosome 27, CGAR_prim_01v2, whole genome shotgun sequence genomic window:
- the pln gene encoding cardiac phospholamban isoform X2, which yields MEKVQHITRAAMRRASTMEVPQQAKQNMQNLFVNFCLILICLLLIYIIVLLISFHM from the exons ATGGAGAAAGTGCAGCACATCACTCGTGCAGCCATGAGGAGGGCGTCCACCATGGAGGTTCCCCAGCAGGCTAAGCAGAACATGCAGAACCTCTTcgtcaacttttgtctcatcctCATCTGCCTGCTGCTCATCTACATCATCGTCTTGCTAAT CTCTTTCCATATGTGA
- the pln gene encoding cardiac phospholamban isoform X1, which produces MEKVQHITRAAMRRASTMEVPQQAKQNMQNLFVNFCLILICLLLIYIIVLLMMHVVG; this is translated from the exons ATGGAGAAAGTGCAGCACATCACTCGTGCAGCCATGAGGAGGGCGTCCACCATGGAGGTTCCCCAGCAGGCTAAGCAGAACATGCAGAACCTCTTcgtcaacttttgtctcatcctCATCTGCCTGCTGCTCATCTACATCATCGTCTTGCTAAT GATGCACGTTGTGGGGTAA